Proteins from a single region of Sinorhizobium alkalisoli:
- the nuoN gene encoding NADH-quinone oxidoreductase subunit NuoN, with protein sequence MTAETLIASLQLSMPELILAIGAMVLLMVGVFSSERSTATVTGLAVAVLIFAGLWLVLKTGQGAAYGGAFLSDPFSKFMKVLALIGSITVMVMTVGHARSAQIDRFEFPVLLLLATLGMLLMISANDLISLYLSLELQSLALYVVAAINRDSIRSTEAGLKYFVLGALSSGMLLYGMSLVYGFTGHTGFDQIATALTSEGRSLGLVFGLVFILAGIAFKISAVPFHMWTPDVYEGAPTPVTAFFAAAPKVAAMAMLVRIVIHAFEPVVADWQQIVVFISIASMLLGSFAAIGQRNIKRLMAYSSIGHMGYALVGLAAGSMTGVRGVILYMLIYMVMTLGTFACILAMRRREGENVEGIDDLAGLSQTNPFMATVLTLLMFSLAGIPPLAGFFGKYFVFVAAIEAHLYALAIIGVLASVVGAYYYLRIVKVMWFDEAKGEFARTAGELRLVFGLSGLFVLGYVLIGGPLGNAAEVAARTFF encoded by the coding sequence ATGACTGCTGAAACCCTTATTGCAAGCCTGCAACTCTCGATGCCCGAGCTGATCCTTGCGATCGGCGCGATGGTGCTGTTGATGGTCGGCGTCTTCTCGAGCGAAAGGTCGACGGCGACCGTGACTGGGCTCGCGGTTGCGGTGCTGATCTTCGCCGGGCTGTGGCTGGTTCTGAAGACGGGCCAAGGCGCGGCCTACGGCGGTGCCTTCCTCTCCGATCCGTTCTCCAAGTTCATGAAGGTCCTGGCGCTGATCGGCTCGATCACTGTCATGGTCATGACCGTCGGCCATGCCCGCTCGGCCCAGATCGACCGGTTCGAGTTCCCGGTGCTTCTGCTGCTTGCCACGCTCGGTATGCTGTTGATGATTTCTGCCAACGACCTGATCTCGCTTTATCTGTCGCTGGAACTGCAGTCGCTCGCGCTCTACGTGGTCGCAGCGATCAATCGCGACAGCATCCGTTCGACGGAAGCGGGCCTCAAATATTTCGTTCTCGGTGCTCTGTCGTCAGGCATGCTGCTCTACGGCATGTCGCTCGTCTACGGCTTCACCGGCCATACCGGCTTCGACCAGATCGCCACTGCGCTGACATCCGAGGGCCGCTCGCTCGGCCTCGTCTTCGGTCTCGTCTTCATTCTTGCCGGGATCGCCTTCAAGATCTCCGCCGTGCCGTTCCATATGTGGACGCCGGACGTTTACGAGGGTGCACCGACGCCGGTCACGGCCTTCTTCGCCGCAGCGCCGAAGGTCGCGGCCATGGCCATGCTCGTCCGCATCGTCATCCACGCCTTCGAACCGGTCGTCGCCGACTGGCAGCAGATCGTCGTTTTCATCTCGATCGCTTCGATGCTGCTCGGGTCCTTCGCTGCGATCGGCCAGCGCAACATCAAGCGGCTGATGGCCTATTCGTCGATCGGCCACATGGGCTACGCCCTGGTCGGCCTCGCCGCCGGCTCGATGACCGGCGTACGCGGTGTGATCCTCTATATGCTCATCTATATGGTGATGACGCTCGGCACCTTCGCCTGCATCCTCGCCATGCGCCGCCGGGAAGGCGAGAATGTGGAAGGCATCGATGATCTGGCGGGCCTGTCGCAGACGAACCCCTTCATGGCGACGGTTCTGACGCTCCTGATGTTCTCGCTTGCGGGCATCCCGCCGCTTGCCGGCTTCTTCGGGAAGTATTTCGTATTCGTGGCTGCGATCGAGGCGCATCTCTATGCGCTTGCGATTATCGGTGTGCTCGCCTCCGTCGTGGGCGCCTACTATTACCTGCGCATCGTCAAGGTCATGTGGTTCGATGAGGCGAAGGGCGAGTTTGCACGCACCGCCGGTGAATTGCGTCTGGTCTTCGGGCTGTCCGGGCTGTTCGTGCTCGGCTATGTGCTGATCGGCGGCCCGCTCGGCAATGCTGCGGAAGTCGCGGCGCGGACCTTCTTTTGA
- a CDS encoding biotin--[acetyl-CoA-carboxylase] ligase — translation MTRGQGSGRISAEDFRHVALDEAVSTNSECLARAREGDPGLLWITAERQTGGRGRRGRTWFSEPGNLYASLLLVDAAPVERLHALPLAAAVAVHRAIRRVMPPGGPEVSIKWPNDILIDGRKTCGILLEGEGLPDGRHALVIGCGVNVAATPKEALYPVTSLRQVGATVSPVELFAHLFVTMAETLSLWDRGAGIGAIIDQWRASAKGIGEPITVNLPDRSLSGRFVGIDEDGRLLLDTGAAAPVAIAAGDVFFG, via the coding sequence TTGACGCGCGGGCAGGGCAGCGGCCGGATTTCAGCTGAGGATTTCCGGCATGTTGCGCTCGACGAAGCGGTCTCGACCAATAGCGAGTGCCTGGCGCGGGCCCGCGAAGGCGATCCAGGTCTGCTCTGGATCACGGCGGAGCGCCAGACCGGCGGCCGCGGCCGGCGGGGCCGTACCTGGTTTTCGGAACCCGGAAACCTCTATGCATCGCTGCTGCTCGTCGATGCCGCTCCCGTCGAACGCCTGCACGCGCTGCCGCTCGCGGCTGCGGTGGCGGTTCACCGCGCCATTCGCCGGGTCATGCCTCCGGGCGGGCCGGAGGTTTCGATCAAATGGCCGAACGACATTCTGATCGATGGCCGGAAGACCTGCGGCATTCTTCTTGAGGGCGAGGGGCTGCCGGACGGCCGCCATGCCTTGGTGATCGGCTGCGGTGTCAATGTGGCGGCGACGCCGAAGGAGGCCCTCTATCCGGTCACGTCGCTGCGGCAGGTGGGCGCCACGGTATCGCCCGTGGAACTTTTCGCCCACCTCTTCGTAACGATGGCCGAGACGCTGTCGCTGTGGGACCGGGGCGCCGGGATCGGCGCCATTATCGATCAGTGGAGGGCGTCGGCAAAAGGCATAGGTGAACCCATCACCGTCAACCTGCCGGATCGGTCGCTTTCCGGACGTTTTGTCGGAATTGACGAGGACGGCCGGCTGCTACTCGATACCGGCGCCGCGGCGCCGGTCGCGATAGCAGCGGGTGACGTATTTTTCGGATGA
- a CDS encoding NADH-quinone oxidoreductase subunit M yields the protein MTDWPVLSAVTFLPLVGVLLLLLMREDSAYGRRNILNVSLLTTIFTFLLSLYVWYQFDSANPGFQMIEKQEWLGTGISYHLGIDGISVLFVPLTAFLMPFCVLASWVTIEKRLKEYMIAFLILETLMLGVFVSLDIVLFYVFFEAGLIPMFIIIGVWGGRDRVYASYKFFLYTLLGSVLMLLAIMAMYWQAGTTDITELLRYDFPRQMQTWLWLAFFASFAVKMPMWPVHTWLPDAHVQAPTAGSVILAGILLKLGGYGFLRFSLPMFPLASDFFAPLVYTLSVIAIIYTSLVAMMQADIKKLIAYSSVAHMGYVTMGTFAANVQGVQGAIFQMLSHGIVSGALFLCIGVVYDRLHTREIAAYGGLVNNMPKYAVAFMVFTMANVGLPGTSGFVGEVLTLVGVFRANTWVALFATSGVILSAAYALWLYRRVIFGALEKESLKALLDLSGREKLILYPLVILTIFFGVYPAPVFDATAASVDLLVNNYAAALQAAQDVALSAQ from the coding sequence ATGACCGATTGGCCCGTACTTTCCGCGGTCACCTTTCTGCCGCTCGTCGGCGTGCTGCTTCTCCTGTTGATGCGGGAAGACAGCGCCTACGGCCGCCGCAACATCCTGAATGTATCGCTGCTGACGACGATCTTCACGTTCCTCCTGTCGCTCTACGTCTGGTACCAGTTCGACAGTGCGAATCCCGGCTTCCAGATGATCGAAAAACAGGAGTGGCTCGGAACCGGCATCTCCTATCACCTCGGGATCGACGGTATCTCGGTGCTGTTCGTGCCGCTGACGGCCTTCCTGATGCCGTTCTGCGTGCTCGCAAGCTGGGTGACGATCGAGAAGCGGCTGAAGGAGTACATGATTGCGTTCCTGATCCTGGAAACGCTGATGCTCGGCGTCTTCGTGTCGCTCGACATAGTGCTCTTCTACGTGTTCTTCGAGGCCGGACTGATCCCGATGTTCATCATCATCGGCGTCTGGGGGGGCAGGGACCGCGTCTACGCGAGCTACAAGTTCTTCCTCTACACGCTGCTCGGCTCGGTCCTGATGCTGCTTGCCATCATGGCCATGTACTGGCAGGCCGGCACCACCGACATCACCGAGCTGCTGCGGTATGATTTCCCACGGCAGATGCAGACCTGGCTGTGGCTCGCCTTCTTTGCATCCTTCGCCGTGAAGATGCCGATGTGGCCGGTCCACACCTGGCTTCCGGACGCGCACGTCCAGGCGCCGACGGCGGGATCGGTCATCCTGGCGGGCATCCTGCTGAAGCTCGGCGGCTATGGCTTCCTGCGCTTCTCGCTGCCGATGTTCCCGCTGGCGTCCGATTTCTTCGCGCCGCTCGTCTACACGCTTTCGGTCATCGCGATCATCTACACTTCGCTGGTGGCGATGATGCAGGCCGACATCAAGAAGCTGATCGCCTATTCGTCGGTCGCGCATATGGGCTATGTGACCATGGGCACCTTCGCGGCCAACGTCCAAGGGGTCCAGGGCGCCATCTTCCAGATGCTGTCGCACGGCATCGTCTCCGGCGCGCTCTTCCTTTGCATCGGGGTCGTCTATGACCGACTGCACACGCGCGAGATCGCCGCCTATGGCGGCCTCGTCAACAACATGCCGAAATATGCCGTGGCCTTCATGGTCTTTACCATGGCCAATGTGGGCCTCCCGGGCACCTCGGGCTTCGTCGGCGAAGTTCTGACGCTGGTCGGCGTCTTCCGCGCCAACACGTGGGTCGCGCTCTTTGCGACCAGCGGCGTCATCCTGTCGGCGGCCTATGCGCTCTGGCTCTATCGCCGCGTGATCTTCGGTGCGCTGGAAAAGGAAAGCCTCAAGGCGCTGCTCGACCTGTCCGGGCGCGAGAAGCTGATCCTCTATCCGCTGGTAATCCTGACGATCTTCTTCGGGGTCTATCCGGCACCGGTCTTCGATGCGACCGCGGCTTCGGTGGACCTGCTCGTCAACAACTACGCCGCGGCCCTGCAGGCAGCGCAAGACGTCGCGCTTTCGGCGCAATGA
- a CDS encoding NADH-quinone oxidoreductase subunit J: MGLQVLFFYLFAFIAVASAFMVIAAKNPVYSVLFLILTFFNAAGLFLLTGAEFLAMILLVVYVGAVAVLFLFVVMMLDIDFAELRAGVLEYAPIGALIGLILAAELIIVVGGSTFSPEIAKAVSMPIPPVGERSNTAALGDVLYTHYVYFFQIAGLVLLVAMIGAIVLTLRHRQNIKRQSIPRQVARTPETAVEVVTVKPGQGI; encoded by the coding sequence ATGGGTCTGCAGGTTCTTTTTTTCTATCTCTTCGCCTTCATCGCAGTGGCGTCGGCATTCATGGTCATTGCGGCCAAGAATCCGGTCTATTCGGTTCTGTTCCTGATCCTGACCTTCTTCAACGCGGCAGGTCTCTTCCTGCTGACCGGCGCCGAGTTCCTGGCGATGATCCTGCTGGTGGTCTATGTTGGCGCGGTCGCGGTGCTCTTCCTCTTCGTGGTGATGATGCTCGATATCGACTTTGCCGAATTGCGCGCCGGCGTGCTCGAATACGCGCCGATCGGCGCGCTGATCGGGTTGATCCTCGCGGCGGAACTGATCATCGTCGTCGGCGGTTCGACCTTCTCGCCCGAGATCGCCAAGGCGGTCTCCATGCCGATCCCGCCGGTCGGCGAGCGCAGCAATACGGCGGCGCTCGGTGACGTTCTCTACACCCACTACGTCTATTTCTTCCAGATCGCGGGGCTCGTCCTGCTCGTCGCCATGATCGGCGCCATCGTGCTGACCCTGCGACATCGTCAGAACATCAAGCGCCAAAGCATTCCGCGCCAGGTTGCCCGCACGCCCGAGACCGCTGTCGAAGTGGTCACGGTCAAGCCGGGGCAGGGCATCTAA
- the nuoH gene encoding NADH-quinone oxidoreductase subunit NuoH, with the protein MDAFISTYVWPAAIIIGQSLLLLVALLVFIAYVLLADRKIWAAVQLRRGPNVVGPWGLFQSFADLLKFVFKEPIIPAGANKAIFLLAPLVSVTLALAAWAVIPLNAGWVIADINVGILFVFAISSLEVYGIIMGGWASNSKYPFLGALRSAAQMVSYEVSIGFVIITVLLTVGSLNLTDIVISQTDGLGTMIGLPASFLDWNWLSLFPMFVVFFISALAETNRPPFDLPEAESELVAGFMVEYGSTPYMMFMLGEYAAICLMCALTTILFLGGWLPPVDIWLLNWVPGIVWFVLKASFVFFMFAMVKAFVPRYRYDQLMRLGWKVFLPLSLAMVVIVAFVLKLTGWA; encoded by the coding sequence ATGGACGCTTTCATTTCGACCTATGTCTGGCCCGCGGCCATCATCATCGGCCAGTCGCTCCTGCTCCTGGTCGCGCTGCTGGTCTTCATCGCCTACGTCCTGCTCGCGGACCGCAAGATCTGGGCCGCCGTGCAGCTTCGCCGCGGCCCGAACGTCGTCGGTCCCTGGGGACTGTTCCAATCCTTCGCCGATCTTCTGAAGTTCGTCTTCAAGGAGCCGATCATTCCGGCCGGCGCCAACAAGGCGATCTTCCTGCTGGCGCCGCTCGTCTCGGTGACGTTGGCGCTTGCCGCCTGGGCCGTCATTCCGCTCAATGCGGGCTGGGTAATCGCGGACATCAATGTCGGCATCCTCTTCGTCTTCGCCATATCTTCTCTCGAGGTTTATGGCATCATCATGGGCGGCTGGGCCTCGAACTCGAAATATCCCTTCCTGGGCGCGCTGCGCTCGGCCGCGCAGATGGTGTCCTATGAGGTCTCGATCGGCTTCGTCATCATCACCGTTCTGCTCACCGTCGGCTCGCTCAACCTGACGGACATCGTCATCTCGCAGACCGACGGCCTTGGAACGATGATCGGCCTGCCGGCCTCCTTCCTCGATTGGAACTGGCTGTCGCTGTTCCCGATGTTCGTCGTGTTCTTCATTTCGGCGCTCGCCGAGACGAACCGTCCGCCCTTCGACCTGCCCGAAGCCGAGTCCGAGCTCGTCGCCGGCTTCATGGTCGAATACGGCTCGACCCCGTACATGATGTTCATGCTCGGCGAATACGCGGCCATCTGCCTGATGTGCGCGCTGACGACGATCCTGTTCCTCGGTGGCTGGCTGCCCCCGGTTGACATCTGGCTTCTGAACTGGGTTCCGGGCATCGTCTGGTTCGTGCTGAAGGCCTCGTTCGTCTTCTTCATGTTCGCGATGGTGAAGGCCTTCGTGCCGCGCTACCGCTACGACCAGCTGATGCGCCTCGGCTGGAAAGTCTTCCTGCCGCTGTCGCTCGCCATGGTGGTCATCGTCGCATTCGTTCTGAAGCTGACGGGGTGGGCGTAA
- the nuoK gene encoding NADH-quinone oxidoreductase subunit NuoK gives MEIGISHYLTVSAILFTLGVFGIFLNRKNVIVILMSVELILLAVNLNMVAFSSFLNDITGQVFALFILTVAAAEAAIGLAILVVFYRNRGSIAVEDVNMMKG, from the coding sequence ATGGAAATCGGAATTTCCCATTATCTGACCGTCAGCGCCATTCTGTTCACGCTCGGCGTATTCGGCATCTTCCTCAACCGGAAGAACGTCATCGTCATCTTGATGTCGGTGGAACTCATTCTGCTCGCGGTCAACCTCAACATGGTGGCTTTCTCGTCGTTCCTGAACGACATCACCGGCCAGGTCTTCGCGCTGTTCATTCTGACCGTCGCGGCCGCCGAAGCCGCCATCGGACTTGCAATTCTCGTCGTCTTCTATCGTAACCGCGGCTCCATCGCCGTCGAAGACGTCAACATGATGAAGGGCTGA
- the nuoL gene encoding NADH-quinone oxidoreductase subunit L yields MDTIIKAIVFLPLIGFLIAGLLGTQIGAKASEYVTTGLMLVALALSWLVFFNVALGEEEMIRVSVLRWIQSGSFDVDWAFRVDTLTAVMFVVVNTVSTLVHIYSIGYMHHDPHRPRFFGYLSLFTFAMLMLVTADNLLQMFFGWEGVGLASYLLIGFWYKKPSANAAAMKAFIVNRVGDFGFALGIFAVFVLFGSVNLETIFAAAQSYLPAEGAGAGDAVINLFGMQLDKADALTAACVLLFMGAMGKSAQFLLHTWLPDAMEGPTPVSALIHAATMVTAGVFLVARMSPLFELSPAALTVVTVIGAITAFFAATVGLVQNDIKRVIAYSTCSQLGYMFVALGVGAYGAAIFHLFTHAFFKALLFLGAGSVIHAVDGEQDMRHMGGLRPHIPITYWMMFVGTIALTGVGIPGTLFGTAGFFSKDAIIESTFASHSAVSGFAFVLLVVAALFTSFYSWRLTFMTFHGRPRASADVMHHVHESPQVMLVPLYVLAVGALVAGFLFHDYFFGHHYAEFWQGALFTLPENEILEEYHHVPLWVKWSPFVAMALGLVTAWYMYIRSPETPKYLAAQHRGLYQFLLNKWYFDELYDFLFVRTAKRLGTFLWKQGDGRVIDGFGPNGVAARVLDVTDRVVRLQTGYLYHYAFAMLIGIAALVTWMMLGSSF; encoded by the coding sequence ATGGACACCATAATCAAGGCTATCGTCTTTCTGCCTCTGATCGGCTTTCTGATCGCCGGACTGCTCGGCACGCAGATCGGCGCCAAGGCATCCGAATATGTAACCACCGGCCTGATGCTCGTTGCATTGGCGCTCTCCTGGCTCGTCTTCTTCAATGTCGCGCTCGGCGAAGAGGAAATGATCCGGGTTTCGGTGCTGCGCTGGATCCAATCCGGCAGCTTCGATGTCGACTGGGCTTTCCGCGTCGACACGCTGACCGCGGTCATGTTCGTGGTCGTCAATACGGTCTCGACGCTGGTGCATATCTATTCGATCGGTTACATGCACCATGATCCGCATCGTCCGCGCTTCTTCGGCTATCTGTCGCTCTTCACCTTCGCGATGCTGATGCTGGTGACGGCCGACAACCTTCTGCAGATGTTCTTCGGTTGGGAAGGCGTTGGCCTGGCGTCCTACCTTTTGATCGGCTTCTGGTACAAGAAGCCTTCGGCCAATGCCGCCGCGATGAAGGCCTTCATCGTCAACCGCGTCGGGGACTTCGGCTTCGCGCTGGGCATTTTCGCCGTCTTCGTTCTCTTCGGCTCGGTTAATCTCGAAACGATCTTTGCGGCCGCTCAGAGCTACCTGCCGGCCGAGGGCGCCGGGGCAGGAGATGCGGTCATCAACCTCTTCGGCATGCAGCTTGACAAGGCGGACGCTCTGACCGCCGCCTGCGTCCTGCTTTTCATGGGCGCAATGGGCAAGTCGGCGCAGTTCCTGCTGCACACCTGGCTGCCGGACGCCATGGAGGGCCCGACGCCGGTGTCGGCGCTCATCCACGCCGCCACCATGGTGACCGCCGGCGTCTTCCTCGTCGCCCGCATGTCGCCGCTCTTCGAGCTGTCGCCGGCTGCGCTGACGGTCGTCACCGTCATCGGCGCCATCACCGCTTTCTTCGCGGCGACCGTCGGCCTCGTCCAGAACGATATCAAGCGCGTCATCGCCTATTCTACCTGTTCGCAGCTCGGCTACATGTTCGTGGCCCTCGGCGTTGGCGCCTATGGCGCTGCCATCTTCCACCTGTTCACGCACGCGTTCTTCAAGGCGCTCCTGTTCCTCGGGGCCGGCTCCGTTATCCACGCTGTCGATGGCGAGCAGGACATGCGTCATATGGGCGGCTTGCGCCCGCACATCCCGATCACCTATTGGATGATGTTTGTTGGCACGATCGCGCTGACCGGCGTCGGCATTCCCGGTACGCTATTCGGGACGGCCGGTTTCTTCTCGAAGGACGCGATCATCGAATCGACCTTTGCCTCGCACAGCGCCGTTTCCGGCTTCGCCTTCGTGCTTCTGGTCGTCGCGGCGCTCTTCACCAGCTTCTACTCCTGGCGCCTGACCTTCATGACGTTCCATGGCAGGCCGCGCGCGTCGGCCGACGTCATGCATCACGTGCATGAATCGCCGCAGGTCATGCTGGTGCCGCTCTATGTCCTGGCCGTCGGTGCCCTCGTTGCCGGCTTTCTCTTCCACGATTATTTCTTCGGCCATCACTATGCCGAGTTCTGGCAGGGCGCGCTTTTCACGCTGCCGGAAAACGAGATCCTCGAGGAATACCACCACGTGCCGCTGTGGGTGAAGTGGAGCCCGTTCGTCGCCATGGCCCTCGGCCTCGTGACCGCCTGGTACATGTATATCCGCTCGCCGGAGACGCCAAAGTACCTCGCTGCCCAGCATCGTGGTCTCTATCAGTTCCTCCTGAACAAGTGGTACTTCGACGAGCTCTACGACTTCCTCTTCGTCCGCACCGCCAAGCGGCTCGGCACTTTCCTCTGGAAGCAGGGTGATGGTCGCGTGATCGACGGCTTCGGCCCGAACGGCGTGGCGGCGCGCGTTCTCGACGTGACGGATCGCGTCGTCCGGCTGCAGACCGGCTACCTTTATCACTACGCGTTCGCGATGCTGATCGGCATTGCAGCGCTCGTCACATGGATGATGCTCGGGAGTTCCTTCTGA
- a CDS encoding DUF1467 family protein: MSAFSTFAVYFIIWWITLFAVLPFGVRTQAEENDVVLGTVESAPARFRGPRVVLLTTVVAAVIHLGWYVLSVKLGYDLDTIFGFIAPQG; this comes from the coding sequence ATGTCCGCCTTTTCGACCTTCGCCGTTTATTTCATTATCTGGTGGATCACGCTCTTCGCGGTGCTGCCCTTCGGCGTGCGGACGCAGGCAGAGGAGAACGATGTCGTGCTCGGCACGGTCGAAAGCGCGCCTGCCAGGTTTCGTGGTCCACGCGTGGTATTGCTGACGACGGTCGTCGCCGCCGTCATCCATCTCGGCTGGTATGTCCTGTCGGTCAAGCTCGGCTATGACCTGGATACGATATTCGGTTTCATCGCTCCTCAGGGGTAG
- the mce gene encoding methylmalonyl-CoA epimerase, producing the protein MLGRVNHVAIAVPDLEAAVASYRATLGASVSERQALPEHGVTVVFVTLANTKVELLEPLGDASPIAAFLEKNPSGGMHHICYEVEDIIAARDRLQRAGARVLGDGNPKIGAHGKPVLFLHPKDFQGTLIELEEV; encoded by the coding sequence ATGCTGGGAAGAGTGAACCACGTGGCGATCGCAGTGCCGGATCTGGAGGCAGCAGTCGCGAGCTACCGTGCGACGCTCGGAGCGTCCGTCAGCGAAAGGCAGGCCCTGCCGGAACACGGCGTGACCGTCGTCTTTGTCACGCTTGCCAACACCAAGGTGGAGCTCTTGGAGCCGCTCGGCGATGCATCGCCGATTGCGGCATTTCTCGAAAAGAACCCGTCCGGCGGCATGCACCACATCTGCTACGAGGTGGAGGACATAATCGCGGCGCGCGATCGCCTGCAGCGGGCCGGTGCGCGTGTCCTCGGCGACGGGAACCCGAAGATCGGTGCCCATGGCAAGCCGGTCCTCTTCCTGCACCCGAAAGATTTCCAGGGCACACTGATCGAGCTTGAAGAGGTGTGA
- a CDS encoding ribonuclease J, with product MAQEEELVFLPLGGVGEIGMNLGLYGYGRPGNRQWIMVDCGVTFPGPDLPGVDLVLPDISFLAEERRNLKAIIITHAHEDHYGALNDLWPGLNVPVYASPFTAGMLEAKRDYEKARAEIPVTVFKSGDRINVGPFSIEAVGVNHSIPEPMSLIIRTPLGTVVHTGDWKIDLEPSLGPLTDEARFLQVGEEGVLALVCDSTNALRDGVSPSERQVSESLAKIIADAEGRVGITTFSSNVGRIRSVAEAAEAAGREVLLLGSSMKRVVAVARDLGLMEGLKPFLAEDEFGYIPRDKVVVILTGSQGEPRAALAKIARDEMRNVAFSAGDTIVFSSRTIPGNEKAINDIKNGLIEQGIHIVTDGEALVHVSGHPRRNELQQMYQWLKPRTVVPVHGEAAHLTAHAELARHSGIADVPRLRNGQILRLAPGPAEVVDEAPHGRIFKDGMLIGDFDEMGIGERRKLSFAGHVSVNVVLDNRYDFLNDPVVVPIGLPEFDDEGDDMADVLYDSVLGAVESIPRPKRKDLATLQEAVRRAVRSTANQVWGKKPMVTVFVTKV from the coding sequence ATGGCGCAAGAAGAAGAACTGGTATTCTTGCCGCTCGGCGGCGTCGGCGAGATCGGCATGAATCTCGGCCTCTACGGCTATGGCAGGCCGGGCAACCGCCAATGGATCATGGTCGATTGCGGCGTGACCTTCCCCGGCCCGGACCTGCCGGGGGTCGATTTGGTTCTGCCGGATATCTCCTTCCTGGCTGAAGAGCGGCGCAACTTGAAGGCCATCATCATCACGCATGCGCATGAAGACCATTATGGCGCCTTGAACGATCTTTGGCCGGGGCTGAACGTCCCGGTCTATGCCTCGCCGTTCACCGCCGGCATGCTCGAGGCGAAGCGAGACTACGAGAAGGCGCGGGCCGAAATTCCCGTCACGGTTTTCAAGTCGGGAGACCGCATCAATGTGGGTCCCTTCAGTATAGAGGCGGTCGGCGTCAACCACTCCATTCCCGAGCCGATGTCGCTCATTATCCGCACGCCTCTCGGCACCGTGGTGCACACGGGCGACTGGAAGATCGATCTTGAACCGTCGCTCGGGCCGCTGACCGACGAGGCGCGGTTCCTCCAGGTTGGCGAGGAGGGCGTGCTGGCACTCGTCTGCGATTCGACGAATGCGCTACGCGACGGCGTTTCGCCATCGGAGCGACAGGTCTCCGAGAGCCTGGCAAAGATCATTGCCGATGCGGAGGGCCGTGTCGGCATCACGACCTTCTCCTCCAATGTCGGCCGCATTCGCTCGGTCGCCGAAGCGGCGGAAGCCGCCGGCCGGGAAGTGCTCCTGCTGGGCAGTTCGATGAAGCGCGTGGTCGCCGTTGCAAGGGATCTCGGTCTGATGGAAGGGCTGAAGCCGTTCCTCGCCGAGGACGAGTTCGGCTATATCCCGCGCGACAAGGTCGTCGTCATTCTGACGGGAAGTCAGGGAGAGCCGCGGGCCGCGCTTGCCAAGATCGCCCGGGACGAGATGCGCAATGTCGCGTTCTCGGCCGGCGACACGATCGTGTTTTCGTCGCGCACCATTCCCGGCAATGAAAAGGCGATCAACGACATCAAGAACGGCTTGATTGAGCAGGGCATCCATATCGTCACCGATGGCGAGGCGCTGGTGCATGTCTCCGGCCACCCGCGCCGCAACGAGCTGCAGCAGATGTATCAATGGCTGAAGCCCCGGACCGTCGTGCCGGTGCACGGCGAGGCGGCGCATCTCACGGCCCATGCCGAGCTCGCGCGGCATTCCGGCATTGCGGACGTGCCGCGCCTGCGCAACGGCCAGATCCTGCGCCTGGCGCCAGGTCCGGCGGAGGTGGTCGACGAGGCGCCGCACGGCCGCATCTTCAAGGACGGCATGCTGATCGGCGACTTCGACGAGATGGGCATAGGCGAACGGCGCAAGCTCTCCTTCGCCGGCCATGTCTCCGTCAACGTCGTGCTCGACAATCGTTATGATTTCCTGAACGATCCGGTGGTCGTGCCGATCGGACTTCCCGAGTTCGATGACGAAGGCGACGATATGGCCGACGTGCTCTATGATTCGGTGCTCGGTGCGGTGGAGAGTATTCCCCGTCCCAAGCGCAAGGACCTCGCAACCCTGCAGGAAGCGGTACGGCGCGCCGTTCGCAGCACGGCCAACCAGGTCTGGGGCAAGAAGCCAATGGTCACGGTTTTCGTCACCAAGGTCTGA
- the nuoI gene encoding NADH-quinone oxidoreductase subunit NuoI yields MAGLSQAVNSLFLKEFVAAFMLSMRYFFRPKATVNYPFEKGPVSPRFRGEHALRRYPNGEERCIACKLCEAICPAQAITIEAGPRRNDGTRRTVRYDIDMVKCIYCGFCQEACPVDAIVEGPNFEFATETREELYYDKEKLLANGDRWEREIAHNIAMDSPYR; encoded by the coding sequence ATGGCCGGTCTCTCCCAAGCGGTCAATTCGCTATTCCTCAAGGAATTCGTCGCGGCGTTCATGCTGTCCATGCGCTATTTCTTCCGGCCGAAGGCGACGGTGAACTACCCTTTCGAAAAGGGTCCGGTCAGTCCGCGCTTCCGCGGCGAACATGCATTGCGCCGCTATCCGAACGGCGAGGAACGCTGCATCGCCTGCAAGCTGTGCGAGGCGATCTGTCCCGCCCAGGCCATCACCATCGAGGCGGGTCCGCGCCGTAACGACGGGACGCGCCGCACGGTGCGTTACGACATTGACATGGTGAAGTGCATCTATTGCGGCTTCTGCCAGGAGGCTTGCCCGGTCGATGCGATCGTCGAAGGACCGAACTTCGAATTCGCCACCGAGACGCGCGAGGAACTCTACTACGACAAGGAAAAGCTCCTCGCCAATGGCGACCGGTGGGAGCGGGAAATCGCGCACAACATCGCAATGGACTCGCCCTATCGCTGA